In Candidatus Saccharimonadales bacterium, the genomic window TCGTAAAATGGTCTTTCGAGGCGGAACCGAGCGGCCTTGACCAGCTCTGCGCTAAACTTACTCATTCGCGCCATTATAGATGAGAACAGAGGGAGAAGTCAGGTTGTTACTTTGCTGCAGGCTGCACGTACAGCCTCAGACCAGGTCGGGAAGGCATGGATGGTGTTAGCCACATCCTGCGCTGTTAACCCCGCCTGGATGGCGACTGAGAGCTCGTGGATCATCTCACCAGCGTGCGGTGAAGCGATACTCGCCCCGAGCAGTTTACCCTCTGGACTGGTGATTACCTTAACGAAGCCTTCACCTTCATCACTGATATTGGCACGAGCGATGATACTGATAGGTGTCGTCGCGGTCCGGTACTTGATAGCGTATTTTACGGCATCTTCCTCCGTTATACCGACGGCGGCGATCTCAGGTTCGAGGAAGTAGACACGTGGAACGGCTCGGTAGTCGGCTGCCATCTTCTGACGGTGGAAGAGGTTGTGCATAGCCACCCTGCTCTGGTAGATAGCAGCATGGGTATACATATGGGGCCCGACGACGTCTCCGCCGGCAAAGATATGCTTGGCTGTTGTCTGCATGAATTCGTTGACGGTGATGCCCTTGGCAGTGTACTCAACTCCAGCATTCTCGAGGCCCATATCTACTCTCGGAGCTTTGCCGGTCGCCAGGAGAATCTCATCGACTTTAACCGAGCGGGCATTAGCTCCTTCGGTGAGATGGACCCGCTTTAAGACAGCTTCCTTTTCGATGTGGGTAATCTTAGTCCCTGGCAGCATCTGTATCCGGCGGTACTTAGCAAAGTGGTTCTGGACAAATTGGCTGACCTGTTCGTCCTCTCGTGGCAGCAGTCTGGAGGCGATATCGGCCATGGTGATCTTAGAGCCGAAGACCGAAAAGAGATGGGCGAACTCACAACCGGAGCCGCCAGCCCCGATGACGAAGAGCGACTTCGGTGGTCTGAGAAGGTTAAGGGCGTTATGAGTGGTTAAGTACCTAACGTCATCAAGTCCTTTGATGGCGGGCAGGAGTGTATCCGCCCCGGTCGCAATATAAAACGACTCGGCACTGTAGTGTCGTCGTCCAATGGAGACTTCGTGGTCCGAAACGAAATGGGCCGCTCCTTTGAGGACGTTGATACCCTCTCGCTCGAATGACTGTTTGCTCTGAGCCGACCCG contains:
- a CDS encoding NAD(P)/FAD-dependent oxidoreductase: MPHRYDYDLIVIGSGAAGSVAAHIGASTGKRVAIVEAKTFGGDCPNYADIPIKAMLHVANLYDETMRATRFGIRSSTIGYNYPSIRGWKETAIHRTGSAQSKQSFEREGINVLKGAAHFVSDHEVSIGRRHYSAESFYIATGADTLLPAIKGLDDVRYLTTHNALNLLRPPKSLFVIGAGGSGCEFAHLFSVFGSKITMADIASRLLPREDEQVSQFVQNHFAKYRRIQMLPGTKITHIEKEAVLKRVHLTEGANARSVKVDEILLATGKAPRVDMGLENAGVEYTAKGITVNEFMQTTAKHIFAGGDVVGPHMYTHAAIYQSRVAMHNLFHRQKMAADYRAVPRVYFLEPEIAAVGITEEDAVKYAIKYRTATTPISIIARANISDEGEGFVKVITSPEGKLLGASIASPHAGEMIHELSVAIQAGLTAQDVANTIHAFPTWSEAVRAACSKVTT